The Malus domestica chromosome 17, GDT2T_hap1 genome contains the following window.
ATAGTGTACTTTTAGTCTTTTACTATCATGAATGTTTGGCACGGACGGGAACTACTTTAGTTTCCCACACAATTTAGTAAAAATTTGGTAGTACGTTAGCTACGCTAAATACGTATCCCTGCATATAATTTGATTTAGCGATTGACATCAAATATATATTGGAATGCTCCATTGACACCTTTCCGTGTTTGAAATTTATAGATCCAAGATGTGGAAGGGGTAGAACTATGTGGAACCCTGAAAAATGTTGTGGCCATAGCAGCAGGTTTTGTGGATGGGTTGGAGATGGGAAATAACACAAAGGTAAGCTCAAAAATTTTGGTAAAAGTTGAACCCACATCTCATCTGCTTTTTCTATGTCATTTTGACTGCTTATTTTGAATGACCAGGCTGCAATTATGAGAATCGGTCTAAGAGAGATGAAGGCATTTTCCAAGATGTTATTTTCATCTGTCAAGGACACCACCTTCTTTGAAAGCTGCGGTGTTGCTGATCTCATCACGACATGCCGTATGGAAGCATGACGATctcttattttcattttttttgttttttctttctttcttacctCTGTGTGTTTGGCAGTAGGAGGAAGAAACAGGAAAGTTGCGGAAGCTTTTGCAAGGAGTGGAGGGAAAAGGTAAATCTCCGCAATTTGGTGCATACAACCTTGTAAAAAACTGGGGTAGTTTCTTACTATTGCCATTATGTTTGTTGTCTGCAGATCGTTCGATGAGCTTGAAGCAGAAATGCTGCAGGGTCAAAAATTACAGgtatgcatttaaaataataGGCTTTATAGCAACTGAACTTTGCTATTACTCGGATTTTTATATTGCATTAATATGCAGCCTGATCAATTAAAATGGAAAATGAGTTCCGTAAAGATGCAGCCCCGAAACCATCTATTCATAAATGTTCTCTTTCCTTTTCTGAAGGGTGTCTCGACAGCAAAAGAGGTTTACGAGGTTCTAAGCCACCGCGGGTGGCTAGATTTCTTCCCACTTTTTGCAACAGTTCATGAGATCTGCATTGGCACTCTTCCTCCATCAGCCATAGTTGAACACAGTGAGCGCACGCCTAAAATCTAGCCGGCTCTTCCCACAGCCCGCTTATCATGGATAGGCGCTAGTGATGTCTTTCACACAATAGCGAAGACGAGACGATACTTTGGAATGTTGGTTCCCACAGAAGTCAGCACTTTGCAATAATATACGGTTGCAGGGACAAAGTACGTAACCTGCTCAGAAGCTATTTACCTTGACAGCAAATGATGTCTAACGTTTCCCTTCGGTTTCTGTTACatcttttttgttctttcaaATTGTACCCATGTTTGATGCACGATGTGTAATCAACACCAAGTTGTAAACTTCTTTAGAGAATACACAAGTAATAGAATAAAGAGTTAGAACAAACCATttcttgaagaaagttgaggatCTACCGTAAAACCAACTGACAATATGTGGAATAGCCCAATCTATTGTAAgctcatgcaaggtccctcccatcaatgtgggactcattctcaacattTCTGGTGTCACAATTTGAGAACGAGTATCGCGGTTTCGTTATTTAACACCAAACCCTTTCTCATTTcttgaaatagaagttataaaaCTGCCACAAACCCAAATTACACAGCAAGAATACcataaattagaaagaaaaaaaaacaaacgacCCAAATAATTTTCCCACAACATCAAACCCCGGCCTTGAATTTTGCGTATGGTTTTATTCCAACAGTTACCCAGTTCGTAGTCTATCCAACCGATCCACACTCTTCCGCGCTCTGTCCATTTGGTGGTCGATACTTTTTCTGGACTTCTCATGGCAGTCCACGCTTCTCCGAGACCTTTCCATATGGTCGAAAGATACTCTTAATTTTTCTAGTTTATCAGCACTGATGAACTGATTTTTCAGTTTTTCAGGCCTATCAGTGCTCTTCCTCGGTTTCTCCCTTCGATCTGTGCTCTTCCTTGAAACTTCGTAAACATCAGTACTCTTCCGAGGCTGCTCGAACTGGTCCGTGCTTCTCCTAGAACTGTATCTCTGGGAAGGAGACTTCTCAACGGTTGATATGAACTTCTTGAGATGCCTGATATACTCAGGATAGAGCTCTAAATCACAGTGGTTCCCTCCTTTAAGCCATAGTGGTTCATACTTCTCTTTACACAGTTCCCAGAGTTGTTTCCCATGAGAGCAATCGACTACTTCATCCGCAGTCCCCTACAAGACGATGCAACGGCTAAAAAATGTGAAGAGTAGGCCGATTTGGCATCTCATATAGTCATCATATATATAATCTTTCGACATGGCATGCCAGATGATGATCAAACAAAACCCTTATTCATCAGCAGCAATACTCTCTTTCTTAAAATTCCATTCTTTAGCTAAGAAAATTGAAGTCTCAGAAATAAAATGTTAAGAACTGCAGGGTTTATGTTCTCTAATGCATTAATAAAACTGCTGACAAGTTTATTTGATATGCACATTTTGCCCGATAAAAGAGGTCACACTAGACAAGAACTGGTCAAATGCGTATGCAGATCGTGCATCAAAAGGAGTCTGGTTTGGTTCTTGTAATCATAGATGCAATTATAAAGTAGAAAAATCTAGCGTAGCATACTTACGTGAATGATGAGAACAGGACAATGGACCAGTGGAATTTTGTCGATATTCTGTGCGCCATTAACACAATAAAGCATACAATTAGACCAAGGTCATAAACTCGGCCAGCAAGCATAAGATTTGATATGCAAACTGAAGAGAGTTGTCTTACCTTATAAATGTCGAACCAGTATGTACGCTTTACAGGATACATGACCCTTAAACCAGATAGTATGGGACTATGCAGGACAACAGCTCTTAACTGAGGCAGCCGAGCAGCAAGATCCAACGTGGGGCCACTTCCAACAGATTGGCCATAGAGAATGATATCTTCCTGCTTGGTACCATAGCTTTCTTCAAGACACTTGTATGCAGCTTCAATATCTGCATATGTATTCTGCTCACTTGCCTGGAACACAGAAAATATGGGACTTACATGATGCACTGTGCTCAAACAACTAGTTAATACGCAAACTGTTCAAATATCCAACAGACCTTTCCAGTTGATTGCCCATAGCCCGAATAGTCGTACCTGCAAAACATTACAGATAAGTAACGTTGAGAATATTATTGATTACAATGAAGGATAACAGATAACCGATAAATTATTTCTAAACAACGAGGATAACACAATTTTCTCGCAAACATGAACCAAACAACTAAGTTAACCCTGTGACCCTATGGCACCAGATGAAACTTACGCAACGGCAATGAAAAAACATCATATAGTATGACGATTATACAAAGCTACACCACAACTGCAATCCTGGTGGACATTGAATGACTGATCGCTGTGCGAAAGGCACTCACAGCTACTATATCATCTCAAACTAGACTGTCTAAGCAGGCAAAGGGGCTGGAGAATTCACTCAATAGATGGCAGGAAAGGTAGATCAAAGTACCCAACATCGACATCTTAACTGATTTGGATTTCCTCAAATTAAAAGAAGGTATACCACAGCACAACTCCCACATCGCATTTCTTCTATAACTTGAATAAAAACTTGAAGGATTATACTAGAAATCCAATAGAACTACTCCAATATCTACTAAATATCCACTTTCTAGTAATatccaataaattaatacaagAAAACGttcaaaaataccaaaaaagtTGCAGCTGATCAGTGGACTAATAAAACCCCAGATGCCAGGGATAGTAATCCAGCAACAAAAACTAACAAAGGCTCTAAATTTAGAAAAACCCAGATGCCAACACTAGCAAGTAATTGAGAACAAAGAACATAAAGCTCAAAATCTGGAAAAACCCAAGATTCCAAAAGTGAGAGTAGCAAAAAGTGGGAAactttggagagagagagaggaggagagagaaacagaGTACCCCATGAGATTGACGCGCAGGTGGATGCTCAATTCGATGAAGAGCTCGTACATCTGGCCCAGATCGGCGGCGTTGCCGTGGGAGTAGAGCAGAGTGGAAGTGGCCAAAGGGTGGCGAATGTAGATGGCCACTACCTCAGTGCCGCGGCGAGTCGGGAGTTTCAGAACCTCCACGTTTTCACGGTGAGGGAAGGGACTGAGAAGCAAGAGCCCGGTGTGCTCGTCTGTGATGAGCTTGTACGAAGGTGGGTTCGGTGGGAAAAAGGCGAACTTGGCCGCCATGGACGACGTCACCCCACCcatatcactctctctctctctctctctctctctctaaacaggCCACttacacacactctctctcctctctctctctctctctgtaatgGGGAAAAGAAGGTAAattttgatttgggtttttctGAATTGTTAGTGAGGGAAGTGAGTTCGGATCGACattccttcttttttccttttctccgGAAGATTAGACTTTATTCTTTATGGCgaaagaaaaaggaggagagagagagagagagaagagaactTGTTCCTTTCGTTATGGCTAATATACTGTATGAGCTACTGTaaaatgtatgtatgtatgtctcTGCGTGTGCGCAGTTGAGAGAGCTGGAGCATCAAGAATTAGGGATAGCGTGAGAccagaaaaaaggaaagaaaggagaagagagagaaagggagggagagagattttACTGTGTTTTACAGTTtccttgggtttttttttttttggatgaacAGTATTAACAAGGTGATGGAAgagttcgaaactattacaataatttaaagtTCGAAAACTTTTGAACCTGAGATGCATAGGTGTAAACCTAACATCCTATCCATTATGATATTAAACCACATGCACGATCATTTTACTTAGGTTTGGGGGTGATAGGGTGGCGAGAGACGTGTACATGAACATCTCGATCATGTCATTCGTATAGTATGGTTTGCAACATGTAATATAGGTCTCGTTTTTAGTTAGTATAGTTAGGCAGTCCTACGCAAGGTTTCTTCGTAGAATGAAATGAGTCGGTGAGTTTTTACACAACAAGGATTCCGTTGTATGATTTTGAATAAATGATGTGACTTCTTTCCTCCCTAATGTAGGATGGTTTGACGGGTTTTCAAACCAATCACACGAAATACTTATCTAGGCACTCGGGATGCACAGTAGTGCATCATGCTAATGATACACTACAATGCAACGTAAGAAAGTTAAAATACATGTTATTAAATCACAAGTTTAGAACGCGACATTCCATGCTATTAAGATAATTAAAACATATATCCTTGAGTTATTAAGTTGGTATGACGTTATTGTGACATTTCCGTTGTAGACAAATTTATCTCGGGTCAGAGTCATAGGGAGAGACCATGGGACATGGGAATGCATCATTTTGTAGGGCCATGGGAAATTGACAGAAGGAGAAGTGTAGGATGCCAAATGTGGTGAATTTGGTACCACTGACCACAAAGCCACCTCACCACCCCATGCACCCATGTGGATAAAGTTGCTTGTCGTTTCAATTTTCACCATGAAGCCATTCCAACCCAAAAAAAGAATGAATGAATGATTAAAGTTgatattaaaaaccaaaacatgCCTAAAAATAAGAACTAATTAAAATCAAAGCACACACAGGTTGACAAAGAATGCTTAGGATTCTAGTTAGCTTTCTACCTAATAGGGaatataagtaaaaaaaaagggctttgTTTAGGAATCGAAACGAATAGCTCAGGCGATTTTTACATGCAACTGATGATTTGTCTCTGTTCCTCTATcagattattttatttattgtgtAACATGTGATGagttaggtagagaacaaataATTATCCATTGCGTCCGAGCTTTTTTGCAAAATTTCAGTATAGTTTCATTGTCCACCAGTTCTGCTTTGAAGACAAATTATAACTTTGTAAGGATGTACCCCTTCTGTTCTTGGTCATGAGTTTACGAGGATTTTCagaaacttgaagagaaattaaggaaagaaattgaaaaaacaGTTGAGTAGAATAATAGCATTTACCTTTTTCCTTTATTGCCAAATCCACAAATACTTCAAAAATTGTGAAAGCGTCTCCTAATGCAATGGAAAGGAATTGACATCCTCTCTTGATTGTGTATGGAGCCGATGGATCCGAATATTCGGATCTCTCATTTTAAATCATGTAGTTTCTCATTAGTCAATTTCATTAGTTCATCTCACACAAATTAAGAGTGTggatctctctttctctctcttcaagGGCTCAGATTTCCGAATTCTTTAATTCTAGACACAGACATCCGGAGAAAATATCGATGCCACGAGAATAATTGACCCGGAATTGAGATATAAAGGTGATGGTATCATAAATTAATCACTCGATGTCATGTTAGCGTCTTAGTTGGATGTAAGTTTCTTGATAATCAAACTCGCAAGATATATAAATCATATATCTTGGAGTAAAGAAAAAGTATGAGCCAAGCAGTGGCATTTGCCCATCTCCATAAACGGAATTGTAAAATTGTTACCAAGATAGTGTAACTTCATACTCAACACCCTTTTGTCCCACCCATAAGAGCCAAGCAGGGATTCTACTTTTTCATTCACTATTCCATTAACCAGGTCATTTTGCACAAAATGCCAGTATAAATTTTTCATACACTTGGTGAACAGATGAGGGTGAGTACTCGCCCAATGAAAAAGTTGCTTATTTGTGACCAAAAGGTCATGCGTTCAAGTCGtgaaaacaatctctttgcaaAGTAAGGGTAAAACTGCGTACAGTAAATGTTTCTTCCTTCCATTGACCTTCGCGAAACAGTGAACCTTGTTGGCTTGGGGTCACCCTTATTGTTGGTGAACAGATAAAAAGCGAATAAGGGCAGCGAAAATTGAAGTTTTCTTACCCTTGTGGCTCAAAGTTGAGACTCGAGAGAAAAAAACTTACTTACATCGATAATATCAATGTAATATCATCTCAAATCAATCACGTGCGTAACTTTCTCGAATAACAATATATGATTAGCACCACAATAACATGTCCGTTCAATAATAGCTCAAACACTAAACACATGCAACCAAACAAAATTTATGTATATTATTTGGTTGCTTGTTGATTTCTTTATTTTAAGTTCCAGAAAACAAAAAGGTTGTTCCTTTTAAGGTCTCGTATATGATGAAGTGCCAGCACGTCATGTTAGCTAGGGATCTTCAGCTCTCCTGATGAAAACAACATCACATGCTAAATGGTCATGGTCAAAcctaataacaattttttttttttcctcaaatgTGGGGGTTAGGTCAGTATTCAGTATGGATATTAGCAACATTTCACTCGAATCTTCTTGTTTATCTTTTTGGAATAGGATTCTTTCCGGATCTCTTCCGACCGAATCCTCCCACAacacatttcttcttcttctttctttgggGTGGTTctgcctcttcttctttcttctctgcggttatgcttcttcttctttaattCTCCTCCACGGTTATGCTTCATCAATCAAGACTACGATCCCAACGACGCTGTCACCTCTTCCGACATCTGCGCCCCTCTCAACCATCCTATCATCAACACCATCGTCACGAATATCAAGACGGAGGATTCAAGGCATGCTGTCATCACAACCTTTTCTCATTTCGAAGGCGCAAGTTTTTTTTCCCGTTCGATTTTTGGTTTAACGGACAATATTGAAGGATATGAAGGATCCGGATGGAAGAGATTCAGCGAGGATCCTATTTCTATCCTTTTGACACTCATTTTTATCCTGCATTATTGCTTGATGTTAAATTTCTTAATGTTTAAATGAGAAACATAATTCGATTATTCATTTGATAAATgttagatgattaaataattttcaattttttgcatGGAAGATTTAACGACGTAGAAAATAGACGATTAAGAGAATATCATGCAAATGAAAAGGTTGCTAACATTCTTCTAACTAGCTTTGTTCACCTTATACGTATGTCCCTTTTGCTTCATGGTTTAGAACTCTATTAATAATACATAATTTAGAATATCGCTTTGTTAAAAATAACGAACAAAGGTAAGAAGACAAACACTAGAATTATATGTGGAAAATGACTAACTAACGACTAATACATAATCGAAGAGATGACCAGCAGAGCATGGAAAATGGCAGTGA
Protein-coding sequences here:
- the LOC103404246 gene encoding uncharacterized protein isoform X2 — protein: MGGVTSSMAAKFAFFPPNPPSYKLITDEHTGLLLLSPFPHRENVEVLKLPTRRGTEVVAIYIRHPLATSTLLYSHGNAADLGQMYELFIELSIHLRVNLMGYDYSGYGQSTGKASEQNTYADIEAAYKCLEESYGTKQEDIILYGQSVGSGPTLDLAARLPQLRAVVLHSPILSGLRVMYPVKRTYWFDIYKNIDKIPLVHCPVLIIHGTADEVVDCSHGKQLWELCKEKYEPLWLKGGNHCDLELYPEYIRHLKKFISTVEKSPSQRYSSRRSTDQFEQPRKSTDVYEVSRKSTDRREKPRKSTDRPEKLKNQFISADKLEKLRVSFDHMERSRRSVDCHEKSRKSIDHQMDRARKSVDRLDRLRTG
- the LOC103404246 gene encoding uncharacterized protein isoform X1, translated to MGGVTSSMAAKFAFFPPNPPSYKLITDEHTGLLLLSPFPHRENVEVLKLPTRRGTEVVAIYIRHPLATSTLLYSHGNAADLGQMYELFIELSIHLRVNLMGYDYSGYGQSTGKASEQNTYADIEAAYKCLEESYGTKQEDIILYGQSVGSGPTLDLAARLPQLRAVVLHSPILSGLRVMYPVKRTYWFDIYKNIDKIPLVHCPVLIIHGTADEVVDCSHGKQLWEPCKEKYEPLWLKGGNHCDLELYPEYIRRLKKFISTVEKSPSQRYSSRRSTDQFEQPRKSTDVYEVSRKNTDRREKPRKSTDRPEKLKNQFISADKLEKLRVSFYHMERSRRSVDCHEKSRKSIDHQMDRARKSEDRLDRLRTE